GGGCCATGCGTTCGATATCTTCCGGCGATGCCAATCCGCCGACGGCGACAGCGATCGCACGATCCGCGGGAATCATCGGGATAAGACGCTCGCAAACGGTGAGATCGGCCTCGAGCGTTTCCACGTCGCGATTGTTGACGCCGACAAGCTCGGCGCCGGCGGCGAGCGCGGCTTCGATCTCAACCTCATTGCGAACCTCGACGAGCGAATCGAGTCCGACCGATTGCGCGCGCGCGATGTATTCGCCGAGTTTGTCGCCGAGCACATTGGTCATCAAGAGCACGGCATCGGCGCCAGCATAGCGCGCCTCGAGGATCTGATATTGATCGACGACGATGTCATAAGTCAGGATCGGCAGATTGGCCGCTTTGGCAGTGGCGAGATCGGCGATGCTGCCGCGGAACAGGCGCCGATCCGGCGAGGCCGAAACGCAGGTCGCGCCCGCATCGCGAAAATCCTCGGAGAGCGCCATCACGTCGAAGCGCGTCCGCGATATTTTGGACAGTGGCGACGCGCCGAAAATATCGGCAATGACGCCCACTTTGCCCTTCTCGAAGAAATGCGCCAGCAAGGCATTGCTAAAGCCGCGCGTCATCGCCATCTCGCCGATCGCACCCGTCAGCGAGCCCATCGAGCGTTTGGCTTTGGCTTTGTCGACATCCGCCTGTCGCTGCGTCACGATGCTCTTCAGCCGCTCTGGTATTGCGATGCCGGTCATATGCGTTGCGCTCCCGTGCCGCCGCAGCACGTCCTTGGCATTAAAGCTTCCTTTCCCACCATCGTTGTCATCGAGACCTGCACAATCGTCCCATGATGGTGGTTGAAGCTCCCAGCAAAGGCCGTGCCTTCTCTGACGCGTCGGGAAATCGATGCCCGATCGACAACGGCGGCGCTGATCCGGGCCCGCTATTTGTTGCCAGCTTTACGGCATAGGCTTTGGCCATAGCGGCCAAATCGGCATTTCCGACCCGCGATTGCTCCTTTTTACGGCTATTTGGCGCCATAGTGGCGCTTGACGGGCTCTACAGACGGCAGGAACATATTGAAACTGCGGTGC
The window above is part of the Methylovirgula sp. HY1 genome. Proteins encoded here:
- a CDS encoding indole-3-glycerol-phosphate synthase, giving the protein MTGIAIPERLKSIVTQRQADVDKAKAKRSMGSLTGAIGEMAMTRGFSNALLAHFFEKGKVGVIADIFGASPLSKISRTRFDVMALSEDFRDAGATCVSASPDRRLFRGSIADLATAKAANLPILTYDIVVDQYQILEARYAGADAVLLMTNVLGDKLGEYIARAQSVGLDSLVEVRNEVEIEAALAAGAELVGVNNRDVETLEADLTVCERLIPMIPADRAIAVAVGGLASPEDIERMARAGAKAVRIGSALMAAKEPYEELHRLLGTTPPDDD